From the Drosophila simulans strain w501 chromosome 2L, Prin_Dsim_3.1, whole genome shotgun sequence genome, the window CGGTGTGGATGTTGTGTCCTGGCGAGCGCCTTTAATACTAGCCCGTGCTCCAGTTACAGCTCCTGCCCCACACTGGGCGCCACATCTTCCTCCTGCTTTTACTCCAGCTCCATTATtgcccgatcccgatcccgatttGGGGCCATTGAATCAGGACGACGGCAACTGCTTGGCCACTATCACGCCCGGTCGGCACTGCTTCAAGGATGTGGTGATGGTCAGCTGCTGGGCACCACCGCTGCCATTGCTTCCAGTGATTATGGTGCCCGTCGATGTGCCCGCTGGCAAATGACTGCCGCTTCCATGACCGCCCGTTGTTTGCACCTTGAAGATCGCCGTCGGCGTGACCGtggtactgctgctgctcgtggaGACCAAACCGCCGGCATCCTTGGCCGTCTTGGCTGTGATGATCACCTGCTTGTTGCCGCCGCTCTTGAGTTGAAGGAAGGGTCGCAGCTCCGCCAGCGCCGCATGCTGCTTGCCCGTGGTGGTGAGGGCCAGCGGGGCATCCTGCGCCAGACGATggtgttgcagctgctggtggtgcacTCCAGAAATTTGGTGGTGATGCTGCTGGAgattctgctgctggccaaactTTTCTTGGCCCCCACTGCCGTCCGCGAATAGGTGATCACCCTCCAGATGCCTGATGGCCTGGACAATGGTCTCCAGATTCTGGCGATGAGGATGCTGATAGTGGGTTGCGGTCTGCATCGACGGCAGATCGTGCTTCTCCGTCTTGACCTTGACAATCTTCTCGTGGATGCGTTCCACCTCCACCTTGGGCGTGGCCTTGATGGCCGCCTGCAGAATTGGCTGAAGCATCGCAGCACTCGACGTGCATCCTTCGGCATAGGCTTTGGCAATTGCGTTCACGTTCACCTCGTTCTCGGACTCTGTGGAGCTGTTCGACGACAGGATGACCTCCTCGTGCACCTGATCCTCGGTTATGATCTCGGCAGCGGCATCGGCCTCCAGTTCCTCAATGCTGGAGCATACGACCACCTGCTGCTGGCCAGTCATTTCATCGATTTCCACATATGAGACAGTGCCGCCAAGTTCCTCCAAATCCTCGCTGCGCACAAAGTTATCGGTGTGCTCGATGACCTCACGTGGAATGTAGGCGCCACTACTACCGCCGGATGCGGCGGCCACAGCAGTTCCGGGCGGTGCGGTTGCCACGCTGTACAGCTGCCGCTTGATCATCTGGAGCTCATCCTCGAGGAGTCGCCGCAGGCTGCGCTCCTTCTCCAACTGTTTCTTCGACTCATGCAGCTCCTTGGCCGCCAGAAGAGTAGCATTGCTCAGTTTGGTGGCCGCCGCTCCGCCGGCTGTCAGCAGAGTCATCGGCTCTGGAGACATCGATCCCAGACCTTCGTCGGAACTGTCGCTAATCGCCTGGATGTTGATCACGTTGTCAGTCAGCTTCCGCTTCTTGATGGCCACCGCCGTGGAATTGCCCCCGCTGGCATTGGAATCATTGTAGTTTCCGCCGGAGTTGGTACCACCACCATCGCCAGAACCTCCGGCCTCGTGCTCGCCCACCTGTCGCTTCAGTTCACTGTTCTGCGTCAGCAGCTGCGTCTTCTGATTCTCCAGCTCCACAATGTATTGGAAGGTCTGTTGCAGGATGGCCGCCTGGAAAGAATAAGGACGAAAGGATTAAATACCATGCTTAAGATGTACATGTATGTGCAAGTTTTATGCAAGCAATTGGTTCCATTTTGGCTCAAATCTAAAAACTAACTtgcctttttaatttcattttcctttttttaattaaattaaaatatttatcattgTAGCTAAGTTCTTGTTTATGGGTATCACGCAAATATGGTCATTAAGTTGGGCAAGTTATTAACCCTTAAATCAACCCTTCCTTCTTTTCGCTCCACAATAAAAGTCATTGAGAAAGAGACAAATGCATAGAGAATCTGCAATTGCGTGTGGGGAAAGAGGAGAAAATGAAGGAACCACACGAGCGGAGGAGAACGAAGGCGCAGCATAATTGCCGAGAGCAGACTTAAttgcaagcacacacacacataaatacatatgtacataaatggACTgcccttttgcttttgcattttcccttGGCTCTTCGTGTTTGCCTCTTTGCAATGTTTATAGTAAACAGTGTAGTAAAGCTGGGAACAACAAGCCTGCCTTATGAAAAAGGGTTAAGGAACTGGTGTCCTTCAAAATGCGCGCGCTCTTCCAATCACGCTTTGTGCAACACTGGCCAGCAAAAAAGCGTGGGAAGTAAAAGTAGTGAGGAAAAAGGAGGATAAATGGGTATCGAAGATGCGAATCTGGCAAAGGCAGCAATGAAATATGTGTCTAAAAGCACAAATGGCTCAAAATTAACTACAATTTGCCAAATATTGATTGTAAATATTTAGGTGGaatgaattaataaaatacattttctccAAGAGCCACAACTGTGATTGACATTTCCATTATAATAgcaaaaaattagttttacaacaaaaataaaaagcttaAGTCCTgcgttttttcattttactttttttacaAATGCAATACTCATGGCAAAGGAATGCCTTTGCATTCTTCAGACTTTGattaaaaaaccataaatcTCTGCTTTAATGCAGttcttttttcttgttgttgcttaaAACTTGTTTCGATTTCGGTTTGTTGTCGGAGGTCACTACTAAaaagcaataataacaactaaAAGATGGCCaagccaaacaacaacaataacaacagcattGGTTTGCCGGCATCGCACAGctgctctcgctctctctccctctgTTGTCGTTCTCTCACCGTATCTGTATGGtggaggggggtggggggtctCCCCAGCAATTGCACACCATCTGTGcagttggtgttgttgttgttactccGCTTCAGAGAGACGAGCGACGGAGAGAGCATGTTGTGTACAGTTTTCTCgggtttattattgttgtttccAGCAGTAGTAGAGTACCCAAGCGATTTTCAAACTTACACTCCCCATCCCGCCATATCTTTCGATATCTATTTCTATCGCCAGACGGCGGCATTGCAATGTCGTGCGCATATCTTATAAGAAGAAATAAACAGCAGCCAGCGGCAAGAGCGAGAATAAATCACACAGCATATTTAAGTTTTCTAGctgtgttttttgttattgcacACAAAGGTCGTTCATTGACTTGTCTATTGGAAATCGTTGCAGGCATGGGAACTATTGGAAAGATAAGAAGCGGCAGTAGATGTTGACGTTTTGTCTGATAAGCCCTTTTcctttaaaataaacacaaagcGGTCGTATTGGTCGAGATATTAATGCATTGTATGtaacaattatttgtttataacaaCGTTTTAGTTATGTCTGGTTAAGAAAACTACGGCATAAGAAACTTATCCAAGGGACTCAAAATTAACCACTCCTTAATTTTGCCAACAAAAATAGAAAGATGTTTCTTTctcatttaagtttaaaaaatctataactataatttaagtatatttttcttttcataaGTTACAAACAAAACACCATTTTATTCTTTGTTCGTTTCTTGATTTTCATCTATTTCCTGAGATAAATCTTGCAAATGCACTTGTTCTTTGATCCGATTGGGATAATCATATGCTCTATATGGTCGTTTTTCCCATTCCCGCGTCATATGGTTCTCTATACCCCTCCCACTCGCTCACAATCGCTTTTACTAGCCGGCAAGTTGAGGCCTTGGCAAATAAGAAAATGTCGTTGCCTTCTCAATTATAGTTGTTTTGCTGGGGAAAAAATAATGCCGGCATGAAAATCCACCACCGTTTATATCAGTGTGTgtaaacaaaaggcaaagtcaaaagcaaaaccacataaacaaagcaaagaaaaCAGCGGACCGAAAAAAAGACGATCAAACTGGCGGGTCCAACAAGAATCCAATTCAGAGCGAACACAAGCCAACCAACAAAGCGACAATACACAACAGACGGCCGCTTTTGCGGTGACTGTACTTTTTTCCAACAAGAAGCCAGCAACAGTTCCAATacgaaaagtttttcaatattCGCcggcgtcgtcgtcgtcgtcacaAATGTTGCTAGAGAGAGTCGCTCTCTGGCTCTGACTCTCCCACTCTCCTCTTCTTCGACAGTTAGGGGTAATTGTATAATGTTAGAGCAAGACGGCTATGGTCTTCGTTGGGTTTCTGtattcgtttcatttttgttCGTTCCGTGAAACGGAAACCAGACGTAGCGAAAAACATGTGGGCCCAAGCTTTTGCATCGGCGGCCTCTCCCACGTGCTCTCTCAAGCTTTCCAGCTATTCCCGGTTGGAAGTTGCGCTCCCTCTCTTTTTTGACAGCTGACTTCTATAAATGGCGCGTCTGTTTCTGGCcctcttgttgttcttgctttCGACggcatgttgttgttgttgttgccagcaCACCCTACAACTTGCAATACAATTTCGTTGATTgaataaaaaggaaatgcataaaaatagcaaatacGCCGCCGGCACGAGAGAGAATTCGTCATCAGCTGAGCTGGCACTCGAAAGCGGCCTACGCATTCGTATTGGTGCATATCTGTGTGTGGGGCGTAGCGGTAAATAAActaagaatgaataaaaatgtattttacaaTACAACTACTCATTTTAGAGttcttttatttgaaaaaatttaaataattattatgaaaaCATCCttaaaaaccttttaaatGATTATATTGGAAGAACGGCTATATGATATAAACGGTTTTAAGATTTCAAACcttatacatatgaaaatgttaTGTGGGCGCGATTTCGAAAAAGGAAAGAACGGGGACCACCCAACGAAAACAGCCGGAAAACAACGCCTCGCTGTCCCATTTGGTTTGATTTTTGATGCGAGATTGTGGCACAACCACCAAAAATGCATCAGCGCACCCCCCTTTTCAACCTCTCCCtcatttttgttatatttctttttctggTGGACTACGTGCGTGCACGCATGTTTCCTAAGCGCGGTGCTTTTCTCTTGGTAAAATGCGTTTAAACGAAAAACAACcagggaaaatcaatttatttttactacTTTGCTGTGTGGcccaaatcaaaaacaaacaaaatggcacAACCGAACGTTGGGATTCTATCTTTTAGAGTCTAAATATTTGTAAGCAATAAAACTAGATACTATTGATAACCGTTTATTTCTCGGAATCGGAAATTCCTACTTCTTCCacaaaacaaatgaagttTTATCTTCTGCAAACAGTaaacaaacccaaaaaaaacaagaaattggTCTAGGTTATTTTTATGTGCCCACAGATGTTACGTACATAAATGTGCCAAAACTTTTAGACAGGTTCGAAACTCAGTTTTGTacccttttctttttaaaaaaacGAACTCTTCCCCATTTGCTCCtgatattattgtttattccCATTATCTGCCATCTGCCggttgattttttgtttgctttctgtTCAACTGCGTCGCACGTCAGCGAAAAGAAACAATTAACGTAGCGTTCTCGCTTATCTTTCGACTCTTCACCTGCAGATGATGACAGGTGTGTGTGGAGCGCCACGAAAATGAGAAGCGAAACAAAGCAAGTCAGCTGACAttaatttttgtgcaaatttttggCTGAGCTCTATGGCCACGCCAAATGGAAGATAGCAGAAATCGTGTGTTCGagtgcaccgaaaaaaaattcAGTTCAAATACTTGACAAAAATGGAATTTGAAAAATTCCAAAGTAAGCTAAGCTATGAAATCAACAACTATTCATGCATATAGACTGAATATATTGCTGAATATATTTTAGGGCTCGTTGTAATTTTATCCTAATATTTTTCCTTGATAAACTATTTAACACTATTTCGTATTTATTAGTAACGGCAGCCTGCTAAAATGAGcatccaaatatttttgatcataACGGAACCTGAGACGAATTGCACGAGCCATAAAATCCCCGCTAgagaatttttgttttcctttgttgCAAAAAAAGTGTGAGCGTAAAAATAGGCAAAAACAGCTGCGACTTCTACCGGCTTTACTCgaaattacacacacacactggcactaGAGATACGGTTTATAGAATGAGAGCTATAGCTCACACGCTCACGCACACCCACAACCTCACCCACGGAGATTGGAGGCCTTTCTTCGGTTCGGTCGCACTCGCTCCTACGCCCACTCTCGCGCTCTCCCGCTCCCACTCACTCAGCTGCTTTTGCTGGGCGCCAAACATGTGTTCCCACATGTACACGCTACGTCAAAATAcgcgtgtgtgttggtgtgtgtggaGTCCCAGAAGAGAATTTTTGGGGTGACAACATCGCGTTTTTTTGCGgtcaaatcaaatgcaacAAAATCGAGGCTATTTTTAAACACCCACATGTATATTCCCCCCCTCATTCAACAAATTTTCAGTGAAAACTGGGGAAATCTGTAGCTGGGGAGTATGGGAATAAAAGGAATGCCGTCatcgaaaatggcaaaattcgaaaaataGGTTATACCGAAGAAAGAAGGATGCATGATTCATttaggaaaaatatttatggtagATTATAATaccattaatatttaataatgacgcactacaaatataaatatttaaatacggTTTTGCTAGCTGCCTAAAATAGTTCATACGATACCAACTGAATACAACATAcccttttatatatatacatggatatatgcatatgtatgtatgaggatctgtgggaaaataaaaagaaagattTCCGTAGAGACTGGGGCGAGGTCATTTGGGAACACTTTCACACACCCACAAGCTGAAAACAGCTGTGTACCAATTGATATGCACAGACACCAAAATCCGTATGGGTTTTGATGTTTGCTAATTTATTAAGCGTTTTAAGCAAATTTTTAACGAGTTGCGAGCGGCTgctcaatttgcatatgtatgaacagaaaataaaagcattatttccTTTTCACGCTAACccaattaaattcaaacacGTGCGTTGGATGAGCTCACACGGCTATGTGCTTTGAACCCAGTCATCTGTATatctatgtatttatatgtgcCACAAGTTAATCCAAGgcaaaagtcataaaaaacGGCCATTAAAGAAAGCCAAAGTAGCGTGGCAATTGAAAAAGTAACGTCGGTAACGACCAAAGCATGCAGTAATAACAACTTTGCTAAAACTATCGGTTATAAAATGCAGAGATTGATGAGCATATTCTTCAGATATTAAGGTTTCTTTGCAGTTACTTTGTATTTAATCTATCAAATTACAATCTAATAACCGTTGTGTTATTTTCAAAGAATAAGTTATAAGAATTATTGGTTTTACATTACAAAATCCAAATTTGCAACACCAATCATCAAGTTTCTTTCTCACATCAGTGTTATTCACAACACTGATCTCTTATCTGAGCTTTAATACCATACCGCACCCACTGAAACGATGGCTATGCAACTTTAGAGACTTCGTCATCATTCAgcaatgtaaatttaattatatattttcactggcAGCGCCagcttgctgttgttgctatttgGGTTAATTAAAACAGCTGTCTTGGGTAAACAACACAGCACGAGCCcgttgataaaaataaatacaatgcCGCAGGCGTCGTCGTTCGCTTGCCgcgtttactttattttatagaCGTGAAATTCGATCAGCTGATTTGTGTGTGAGGGTCAGCTGCCTCTTGTTGTATTATTTACGTACATACGCACATATATATCTTGAAATTTAACAACACTCTTCTCGCCCTTTCTCTTTCTCCGGCTAACTTAATTCAAAACTCTTTCAACACACTTTCAGTCATTTTCGCGTGCTTGTGTGTCtagcctttttttttatgttaattaaatgctttcaTTGACCATGAGCTTTGTTTAGCCGgtagcaacaaacaaaaaagaaaaactatgaACCTCGTGGCATGTCGTGGCTTTACCCCATTGGCATTCTTTGGGTTAAGCGTTTTATTGACCTTTGGTGGAATTCAAATTCGTCTCTTTGTCAATGGTGCGTGAGTTTTGCTTCGAGTGCAAGTGACAATAGTTCACATACAAAAAGAAGGCGAATATTTCGATTGAATGCGTTTATCGTTTAATCTTAAAAATCTACCGATCAATGTCTTCCTTTACTAGATTGTATTATCATGCACTCtgaatatacaaataataaataatatcgaTTTTTTTTGCTAAGCTATATTTCTTTGTGACGAGAGCTTGCGACGCAATTGGGAAAGCTGAGCTCTTGGGAACCGAGCTTTTCTGCCGGTCAGCGCGGCTCTAACCTTGTTTTctcgctgtttttgttgcttttgcttgaCCAGCTGAGTCGCGCTTACACGTGATTGCACTTGTGTGCGTGAAATTGCGCAGCAAAAATGCCggttggcttttgtttttgtttggctttgttgttgtgtcTCGTACTCagatttttgtaatatttattattttgcgaTTTCTACAGATATTTATCGCGATTTCACAGCTGTTTGCTGACTCATTCGAGTATGGAAtggaaattaaacattttatttcaaaataaattaagctcTACAGTGAATGAATGATCGTAAAcccaaaatatgaaaactttaTACTTCGAAAATTTCTATGTACACGATCTTTTGCATTCGCATCGGTAAGATACAAAACTATTCTTAAATCGCTGTAAATGACGAGCAATAATTCAATACAAACGGAACTTACACTGACCGAAAAGCGGTCGACATTGTAATGACGACCGTCTGCGATCTTGGCTCGGTCATTGATGAAAAAACACCGTTACGATGCAACAAAGTCATTAAATCCGGCGAGACTACATTCCATATaatcaacagaaaaaaaatcgcCAGACGGAGTGGGAAAGAGCGAGATGGATACAGACCAACGACCGACCGACATTTTtgcaactcacacacaccatCTACTATCGCCTATCTCCATCTCGCTCTGTCTGCCCACAAAGTAATTGATCCATTGCACTTATGTTTTTTTGCTTAAGCTTTTGGCTAGGCTGTTGCTTTTGTCACTGCTTTCTCTTTGCCGATGCATTCTTCTGAGAAAGTCTCGATTGCCGCTATCGATAACTTATCGTCCTGACTACCGATTAGATTAATCCTAATTTGTAATCGGTTCATCTTTATAGTTCGTTTTTTTTAATgcacattaaatattaacaaacgCTCCCAATGCGATAACTCTGTTTAGTTACATTCGTCACTAATCAGGATCTATTTTCCTTCCTATCTCCTAGGGTAATTTGGCAAAAGCgcggtttttaattaaatttacccACTGAAGCTTGAAAATAATTCGAATTACAACAGCGTGGCTtcattaattgcattttgtggctgctgctacATGCGAGTACTTTACACCTGATTTTCCTTATGCATTTGTGCGTGGCGTAGTAGTGCAAGCATTTTTACTACGAACTGCAATTGAAAGTACAGGCTACACACAGTGCGCTATATAAATGGGGTTATATAACTCGTTATATAGCACATATGTGCTCcatctacatatgt encodes:
- the LOC6732493 gene encoding uncharacterized protein LOC6732493, with product MSAVPVAIKTEEVILEHAEYNSAEELDEELQLQLEDSGGENYHIEYASESAHQGSQRRQSSMSGTNTSKGGGGGGSGALSDGDGSGKPLVDSEKRMRREIANSNERRRMQSINAGFQSLRSLLPRHEGEKLSKAAILQQTFQYIVELENQKTQLLTQNSELKRQVGEHEAGGSGDGGGTNSGGNYNDSNASGGNSTAVAIKKRKLTDNVINIQAISDSSDEGLGSMSPEPMTLLTAGGAAATKLSNATLLAAKELHESKKQLEKERSLRRLLEDELQMIKRQLYSVATAPPGTAVAAASGGSSGAYIPREVIEHTDNFVRSEDLEELGGTVSYVEIDEMTGQQQVVVCSSIEELEADAAAEIITEDQVHEEVILSSNSSTESENEVNVNAIAKAYAEGCTSSAAMLQPILQAAIKATPKVEVERIHEKIVKVKTEKHDLPSMQTATHYQHPHRQNLETIVQAIRHLEGDHLFADGSGGQEKFGQQQNLQQHHHQISGVHHQQLQHHRLAQDAPLALTTTGKQHAALAELRPFLQLKSGGNKQVIITAKTAKDAGGLVSTSSSSTTVTPTAIFKVQTTGGHGSGSHLPAGTSTGTIITGSNGSGGAQQLTITTSLKQCRPGVIVAKQLPSS